cctaatgaaaaatcCCCCAAGCCTTCCAACCAAGCGAAATTTTTCCCATCAGTtatctatcaagaaacagacgccggctcacactgtcataccgacaagagcggcagtcgttgtgaAGAActacagcgccgtcgcagtcaccccaagtagtagacgccactagcgatcaccccaagaggtagacgccgtcgcagccactccaagtggtagacgccacgtaacacgctatcaagaaacagacgcctcacaccgtcataccgacaagagcggcaaatGTTGTGAAGAACTACAAACATTGTCCGTTagccaccccaagtagtagacgccacggcagtcaccccaagaggtagacgccgtcgcagtcactccaagtggtagacgccacgtaacacgctatcaagaaacagacgccggctcacactgtcataccgacaagagcggcagtcgttgtgaAGAActacagcgccgtcgcagtcaccccaagtagtagacgccacggcagtcaccccaagaggtagacgccgtcgcagtcactccaagtggtagacgccacgtaacacgctattaagaagcagacgccggctcacactgtcataccgacaagagcgccAGTCTCCGTCAAGAAACCAACGCCGGCTTCCCCTGTCAACCCAACAAGAGCCATCGCACATTACACTCGCAAAAGCATTCGAAGTGTCTTAGAAGCGTTGAAACACAGTTGAGAAACGCACTCTAAAacggccccggccaagccgaggcgaaaACAAAAGGGCGCTCAATTAAGAATACAGGAAGACAACTCTGACAAAGATGAGATAAAGACTACGGTCAGGCCGCAGGCGAAAGAAGCGAATTATTATTAGAAGATAAGTTACAAGATTTACAAAtgagaagaatacagacgacggccgtccccgcaGGGATAATCCGAAACGCAACCTActaaaagttgtacaaaaagcaaAAGCTACAGTTATGTTCATATACCAAGAGATAGCGGggaggaagagctgagtaatTGGCCCACGGACagctgaaacagatctgctgtaaacttgttctcatcaagcagcacatgTTAGTGAGGAGCTGatacagatctgctgtaaacttgctcTCCTAAGCCTGTTGCTGCCTGCCATCAGTATCGGCGGCCGCATCTTCCCCAGTAGGCAACCCAGCAGCTTCtctagcagcctcagccttggcctcggcatcctcagctgccctcatccttTCGGCCTCTTCCTTAGCCAccctagccttctcagcaagagccgctttctccgcggccgcctccctctccatcttcgctttcgccgcctccttggccttctccaccGCGGCTTTCTCCTTGGCCTCGAccttgtcatcaagcagcacgTCGAACCTGCCCCAAGGGAAGGacccatcaagagggaaaagctccccaaTAACTTCCCTAGTAGCATCTTCGGCCAAGTCCCGGAACTCGGCGCACAgtttggggagcatgacggtttggagcatattGATGTCCgcctccttttgcttgatgatggcctccttgccccgaaccacctccgcctgggccttaaacacACGCCCTTGTATTCATCCTTCTGCTGGAGACAGAGGTCAGCATGCCTCTGCGcaaggtcacacttctccagCAGCTTTGCTACTTCAGCtgcagcagcctcggccttggctctctcggcaagGACCTCCCTTTCAGCGTCCTCCCGAAGCTTTCGCTCAGCCGAGAGCGCtttctcagcatctcccctaagcctctgctcattgaggagattCAGCTTCGCCGACGCAGCCACCTGCTTAGTGGCATTGCGCTCGGAAACGGCTCGAGCAATGGTCCTCTCCTGCTCCATGAGGCGAGCCCCGGTAGCCACgctccacctcgccagctccttaATCAGCTttgtgccttcctctataagctgggagacggaagccCTCTGGGGGGGAGGAACGGCGGTGGTACTTTGACCACCAACCTCCGGCCGGGAgaaggaaaccttctgggatgaagaattGACGGTGACGCCCCGATCACCGACCTGCGCAGAGAAACCCACCGCCTGCTGCCCAACGTGAGCAATAGCCGACTGCGGCTGGTCTGCAAAAATCCGATTAAAACATCAGTACTAACATTGACTTATCAGGAACACCTAATGGCACGGCTAAATTTAAGCCACAGGATAGACGGATACCATGtctggccttcttggccggagaaGGCACTTCCTTGCCGACGGTAGAAGCCGTCCTTTTCCTCCTACAGATAAGGGGAGACCCCTCCGCATCAGAGTCCCCCTCATcaggaatatcaacaatctccaccttcttaggggAGGAGATGGGAGTTGGAACCGGTGTCGACGccgttttccgcgtccgacgcactacgccgctaacaaccctcgcctgcgcctcctccttgctcaaggCCTTCAGCCGCTGCTCCATAAGGTCATTCGGCGACGCCCTGCGAtcatgggctagagccttgggatgcaagttagcaacggttttatctttgtgcagccccattctccgaagaagatcctcagataggtccggtccgaagtggtctgcgaaagaaacaaagcaagagtcaagtaaaagaaataaatcgAGAGCCGAGaaaacaggaacattgagagcggtgatgggcctcacaccgaccccactcaccctgcgctagggccggtatgaggccgacatagcaaagcggctcatcctgaagaatgatctgcgtcgggggaatccatctcttcGGCACCCCACTCCTGTCCACCtcgaagagcctcatcgccagcctctCGTCCTCCTTCAGATGGACCCTACTGGCATCCATTTTCAGATGTTttcgggtgacccatctgtcatgctccgccctagtctcacaccgcaaattaacccggtgctggaaggagcggggcagcggatagtcgtcCGGCACTTTAACGTACACCCACTGACcctgccagtccttgcaagaagagacCTTGTCAACAGAGACGTAACCTTGCTCCGTTTGCACGTTGTACCATCCGACACGGCCTGAGATTGATGGCTTCAGATGGTGAAGTcgacggaataaattcaccgtcggagcctctcccttgaagagacaaagccagacgaaCCCAATTAtagtcctcatggccaacgggtgcagttgggcgacggcaacgttcatagctttaACTATGGCCACAAcatacccattcagcggaaaccggagcccgtactccaaatgccgcaggtACACGCCAGTGTGGCCCGGAGGAGGACAACAGACGGActgaccctccccagggataacaattttgtaccccctaccgaagaaaaaatggccctcgaaaaatttctcgccggaacaactggcaagCTTATGAGACCAAACACGGTCAAGGCAAGCTTTACAGGCAtcaccgtgatccatgacgtgCCGTCTCCCCTCGCTAGGGCGAGACCTTTCCTCCTCCTCACCGAAGTCGTCACCAAAATCACCCCAAGAAtcttcatcctcccattcctccagaatttgaggatcaacctCAGGAGGAGGAGACCTAGGACCCTTCGACACAGGCccactaggtccagcatcagcagaagacatgttcacaacaaattactagcaaagAAAAGAAGAGTTTGTTTATTTACCTTAAAAGGAAAAAATGCTCGCCGGATCAAAGACtttgaagattggaagaaaaaggAAGCCCTTAAGTTTAGCAAGATgaaaattttggagaaaatttgagagaatgaaattagtgaccaaaatcacggaaaaattgccctatttataggaaaaaagcccataaagaagggcCAATCagagcacagcccatgaagcaacAGCCAATCAGCGAGCAGACACGTGTcgaacatgcaaccacggaatgtcaatcgtcgcaacagttaaacgtcaatcaatgcaacagtgaccaagcgtcttcaacacgcccgttcacatcccttcaactattcatcttcctcaacagattcctaggtatctggtctccgccggccaccagatcaaccaagctaggaagcacccggccgggggcaatcaaaatcaaccggcactctcagcctCGGTCACGGCCAGCGTcatattcttttccacatcgagtgccctttacgcatccatgtggaggggggctATGGTATACGGCACGGCCTAGCAAGAGCCACGCAGATAcacaagaagaagccgatgcagaaatttTCTGAAAATTACTTGTGCAGAATATATGCTCAACGTACATCGGaacccataccacggcatagactacgctgggggcaaattgatggggcatattctgcaccgctgaccaagtcaacacactgagcaaggtcaaagacatccacagcaagtcaacgacttagacagcccagccgatgcatcccatcggcctgtcacctgggtcccggcatgacatcctgccagccgggacacatgtCCGCGTACTCAtgtccaagacccctcggcggtgagtcaacattgtccgccggcctgccataggtccctcggccgaggggtagatcagtctttccacctgctaagccacttggccacttggccactacgtgacaaaaggtgaaagtctataaatactcctcaaccttcattgaggaaaggatcccacaatcataacctaaatacactattcatttgGTAATATctcctttatctctctacaatacatatctagccaagtaacataACTTAATCCTCTaggtttactgacttgagcgtcggagtgagtacgcttggcacacagccaagccctcagttcgttcattgttgcaggagaggccgaagGGAACGATAGGAACAAGAAGgtttcaactcaagacattattcgacaaaccacgggtggtaactaatcactgctccggaattacacccggaacaaatagTTAGGATAACTTTCTttacagctgtcaaaaaaaaaaaaaaaaaaaaaaaaaagaaaaaaaaaaacttgtgatCTTCACTAAAAATAAAATGACGCGAAACAAAACATAAACTATGCATGGAGTACACATCTCTACTTTAACAGTCCGTCTTGCTTAAGACCGCAAGATCCGTCTGAAACAATAAGACATCTCACAAGTGGAAATCACATGAGTGGTGGGACATCCCATGTGTTTTCCCACTCACTTCCtaaatgagtattttgtgagagaaaatggttcatcttattatttcagacggatcttacggtctgaaataagaatttgcgctACTTTAAAAGCTACAGAGTACAATACTTCACTAACAATTTATCAAAAAATAGACTTCAAAATATCCTACCtcgtaattttatttttattagttaagTTAGCTGACATTGGTGAAGTCATTGATATATATCTTGATCCAAAAGTAAGGATGTCAGTGGGGCGGGTTTTGGCGGGTCTCGCCCCACACCCGCCCCACTTAGGACGGGTGCGGGTAAAGATTTGATGGGtcgtggggcggggatgggtttcAAAAGTGTCATTCGTCGCGGGTCGTGGGGCGGGTGTGGGTATCACGTGAGACCCGCCCCACCTCGCATATCCCCGCTCCGCTTATAACTGCCTTACTCATAAACCTAGACAAATTTgtaatatataaaaataaaatttataacttacatacaaaccctaaaccattttttCATAAACCTAGACAAATTCCATCTACTTCTTAATTCTTACCCACCCAAATACCCAACCAcctaaacccaaaaaaaaaaaaaaaaaaaaaaaaaaaaaaagctaatcCTCAAACTATTTCGTGGTTTGAAAAACTTGTGTACTAGGTAATTAAATGTTAGACCATTTTGCGGAAACGTATTTGTATAAGATGTACGAGAGTACGAGACTAGTATGTTTTAGATtcaatatttatatttttaaaaatgaTTTTGTGAGGAGATAGATAATTTGGCGGGGCAACGGGTCCCCATGGGGCGGAGACGGGTTTAAAAAGTTCAACCCGCTGCGGGAGTGGGTACGCATTATAGTTCGCGGATACGGGTGCGGGTTACCCCTCCTCCACACCCACCCCGCcccattgacatccctatccAAAAGCATTAAGCGTTGAATGAGTTAGCCTAAATATGCCCGCAGTGGCATTCAATCAAACTCGACAACTTTGCGCAGCGCAAAACTCATCAATGTTTGAACAATCTGACCCTAATTCACAAACCAAATAAGAAGGTGAACCGCCTCAATCCGAGGAGTAAGTGATCTTCCCGATTGTGTGTTTTACATATTTGAATAATCTGTCTTTGTGTTAAGAAAGCTTCAAGCTCTCGACAACACAACATAATCAATCAATTGTACAAAATACATTTTCGGCATTAACATTACAAAATTAACAACAACGAATGGGTTTTAATCACCAAAAAATAGTGTTCACTTTACAAGTTTTTTTAATCAGCTATTCCCGTGTTAAAAGATTGTGAAAAAACACAATGTACCTAAACTCTATTCATTCCGTATTCACTTAGGAGGTTTTATGAAGTGAGGCGTCAGTTTGATCGTCGGCCACTTCTAACTGCGGAGGTAAGAGGTTTAGAAAACTCCCTTTAACAGATTGGTCACCACTTGTTGCAGCTTCCGATGAATCAGATGAATCTTCCTCTGCAATAATAGAAGGAATAAACCTATATGCACCAACAGGAAAGAAAAGACGACTAGCTGATTACGCTCTAGGCAAACCTAAAGCCCGTCTGTCATTCTATCCTTTGAGCTAGATTGGACACACCTCTCTAAAAGATAAATCCATTTCAGGCAGGTAGCTAGAAATAAACTAACCAGATAAGAAACAAACAAAATATACATCAGCACATTTGCTATCCGAAAATTTGTCACTTCCTTACTAGTGTAACTACCACAATTATTCAGAACATCCAACACTGTAAACTGAGAGTGGTTTCCTTACTTGTAAACATCCAAGGACATCCAACACTGTAAACAAAGAGGTTTAAACATACCGAAAAGTGATTTAATCGACGGCCTCTTAGTTTTGGTGTCTTTCTTCTTTATTTCAGCTGTATAGGCATCAGAAGATGAAATGTCAAACAACAGTTATGAAATTCAATAGTTAGAATGTGCAGATAGGCAGAGGGTCAAGACAACAATACCAACGCCAGGAACTTGATAATCATTCACAATTTCAAAGTTCTTGTATGTGTAGCCAACAAAATTGAGGTCCTTGGACGAAAGCATCTGTAGAACCAGGACAAATCAGAATAACAATTGGATGTGCCAAGCCAGTGAATTAACTGTCAAGTCCGACATCGGTTGACCACCAAAGTTAAAAGGGGACTATATATAATTTGGTTGATGGGAGTATCATTTCAGAAAAATATCCTCGTTGAGGCCTAAGAGTAACTACCCAACTCTGCTGCCCAAACTAATTTTCTGATATGCAAGTTTCACAAAGCACGAAGGTAGCACCTCAATTTAACTCCGCATGTCTCCAAATAGACAAATACCCCCTTCTCTTTTGAGGTATAATTATTTAAAATAAACACTCAAATGAAAACAAAATGGCAAAACCAAACCCAGTGTAGTGTGCTCACCTTTCTCCAAGGACCTGACTTTGATGTTGAATGCAATGGATGGTCAGCCTTCACATGTCCAAAAAAAGTGCAGTAAGTCCATGAAAAATATACATAAAGAAGGTTCGCAACATACAAGTAATTATTTTACCTCATCAAACTTCTCAAAATTCTGTGTGTCCAACTCATCATTAACCTCGGGAATAAAAGCAGCCTCCATTTGATATATTCTCTCCCAGTCAACACCATTGAACCAGGGATGAGCCTTATGTCAACAAAAACAAAGATAACTCCTTTATCTACGTGCAAAATTTCTACAGAATCTACAAGATTGTTGAAGAGGACAGACCATACAACACCTGTATTTCATCAGCGCCATTTGAACCTAATCTCTGATTGACATTGCACAACAGTTTACTGATAAGATCTTTTGCTTCAGGAGTTAACTTCGCTTCCTCAGGGAACTTTAAATGAGTTCTCCAATTTACTATCTGCACAGTATGGAAGAGGAAACCCTTCTTAGACTCTAACTCTATATGGAAATTGGCATGTACTGACAATTTTCCAAGCTTACAATTTCACATATGCCAAGAAAATTGGCATGTACAAGCTTACAGTTTCAGACCAAGGGAGTGACACTGATAAAGTGAAACAAAAGAGTGAACTTCAGTATTTACCTTCCTACAAGTTGTCATGGGGTCATCTGAATAAAAAGGTGGATACCCTACTAGCATTTCAAACATTATTGCGCCAAGCGACCACCTGTGAAAAGAACAATCAGGGAAATATTCATAAGGGCACAAATCACAGAGCAAAATCATCAGAAATATTTTAAAGGCATCATCAACTTTACGAAATTAGTTTAcctcaaaaaaaaaactttacaAAATTAGCAAATACCAGAAAAGAATTGATTGGCCACATGTTAGAGTAATAAGAGTTATTAAATTTGATTGGTTCCTTTAAAAAAAATATCTGCATGTAGCATCATTTGCCACTGTAAGATTGGAGAGAGCAACGGGGGTGGGGTGGGGGTGGATTGGCAAGTATTTTACACTTTTACCATATTAACACTGATTCAGCAAAATCAGCTTATCTAATTCTTATATGTCATCAGCATAACTACAAGCTTGGAAAGGGAAAATTTAATACGTCTGTCGTTAGCTGAGCAGAACTAACTGGAATCCTTACCAATCGCATTCCATTCCATAACCCTTCTTCAGCAGTACTTCAGGTGCAATGTAATCAGGTGTACCGACAGTGGAATAAGCCTGCAATACCCCAATATACCAGCATCAGAAGATTGACTCACGGCCATCCCAAAAGAAATCCCCGAGTCTCCGGCACTTTAAGCCATATAATTTAGAAAAACAGCTGTAAATGAGAAAACATGTAATATTTGCATGCATGAAAAGTCATCAAGAATTTAAATAAAATATTGTAAAACCGCTAAAAACCAATCCTTTAAAGAAAACAAAGTGAACCTACAAGCATTCTACGGTTCTTCTGCCAATGCTGAAGCTGCTCTTGCTGAGTTCGCCTTGGCTTTGAAGAGCCATCGTCGGTGGGTGATCCTCCATTTGAACTGGTAACTTCAAAATTTTCTTCTAATGTACTGCAATCTAATGGTTTACAGAGGCCGAAATCGGACAGTCTCAAGTGCCCATATCTATCAAGTAGCAGGTTATCAGGCTTAATGTCTCTGAAAAGATACACATGAAGGTTAGCACTGTTCACTGGTTAATGTTACTAAGATAATCAAAACTAGAGAACTCTTGCAGAAACCTGTGGATGTAGTTGTGTTTGTGGATCGATTTTACGGCTAA
The Silene latifolia isolate original U9 population chromosome 11, ASM4854445v1, whole genome shotgun sequence genome window above contains:
- the LOC141612082 gene encoding uncharacterized protein LOC141612082 isoform X2, which translates into the protein MSSAKSWFHKLQPRDKLRSGSKNKDSGMGGREGSGSASDDDTPSNITKERVAAAKQYIEKHYKEQMRNLQERRERRSELEKKLADADVSEEDQNNLLKFLEKKETEYMRLQRHKMGADDFELLTMIGKGAFGEVEHVKAERNLLAEVDSNCIVKLYCSFQDEEYLYLIMEYLPGGDMMTLLMRKDTLTEDEARFYVAETVLAVKSIHKHNYIHRDIKPDNLLLDRYGHLRLSDFGLCKPLDCSTLEENFEVTSSNGGSPTDDGSSKPRRTQQEQLQHWQKNRRMLAYSTVGTPDYIAPEVLLKKGYGMECDWWSLGAIMFEMLVGYPPFYSDDPMTTCRKIVNWRTHLKFPEEAKLTPEAKDLISKLLCNVNQRLGSNGADEIQAHPWFNGVDWERIYQMEAAFIPEVNDELDTQNFEKFDEADHPLHSTSKSGPWRKMLSSKDLNFVGYTYKNFEIVNDYQVPGVAEIKKKDTKTKRPSIKSLFEEDSSDSSEAATSGDQSVKGSFLNLLPPQLEVADDQTDASLHKTS
- the LOC141612082 gene encoding uncharacterized protein LOC141612082 isoform X1 produces the protein MSSAKSWFHKLQPRDKLRSGSKNKDSGMGGREGSGSASDDDTPSNITKERVAAAKQYIEKHYKEQMRNLQERRERRSELEKKLADADVSEEDQNNLLKFLEKKETEYMRLQRHKMGADDFELLTMIGKGAFGEVRVCREKTTDHVYAMKKLKKSEMLRRGQVEHVKAERNLLAEVDSNCIVKLYCSFQDEEYLYLIMEYLPGGDMMTLLMRKDTLTEDEARFYVAETVLAVKSIHKHNYIHRDIKPDNLLLDRYGHLRLSDFGLCKPLDCSTLEENFEVTSSNGGSPTDDGSSKPRRTQQEQLQHWQKNRRMLAYSTVGTPDYIAPEVLLKKGYGMECDWWSLGAIMFEMLVGYPPFYSDDPMTTCRKIVNWRTHLKFPEEAKLTPEAKDLISKLLCNVNQRLGSNGADEIQAHPWFNGVDWERIYQMEAAFIPEVNDELDTQNFEKFDEADHPLHSTSKSGPWRKMLSSKDLNFVGYTYKNFEIVNDYQVPGVAEIKKKDTKTKRPSIKSLFEEDSSDSSEAATSGDQSVKGSFLNLLPPQLEVADDQTDASLHKTS